In Candidatus Dormiibacterota bacterium, the genomic stretch GGAAGAGTTCGCCGATATGGATGGCGCCGTAGACGTCGCCGTTGAGCGCCGGGTCTTCGTTGACGCCGATCGGGAGCACCGAAGCGAGGTGGCCTTCGAAGCGCGAATTGCCGGTGGCGAAGAGCGTGACCTCTGCGCCGCGGCGGCGCATGCCGTCGGCGATGTTGAATGCGATCTGCTCCCAGGGGCCGTATCCTGCGGGCGGCGTCGGCCATGAAATCGGCGCGAGCACCGCTAAGCGCAGGCCGGTGACGTCCATCACCCGGCGCGGTTCACGATCTGCCCGTCTTTGAGCACGGCGCGTACGTCGCGCAGGGCGCGCACGTCTGCGCCTACGTCGGCCGCTACCCCCAGCAAATCGGCGGGTTCTCCGGCGGCGACGACGCCGCGATGCAAGCCGATCAGTTCG encodes the following:
- a CDS encoding glycosyltransferase family 4 protein, whose amino-acid sequence is MDVTGLRLAVLAPISWPTPPAGYGPWEQIAFNIADGMRRRGAEVTLFATGNSRFEGHLASVLPIGVNEDPALNGDVYGAIHIGELF